ATTTGGGACTTTGTGAAGTGACCTTAATCGACACCTTTTCCTTGGgtcccctccctgagcctcactttccaaATTTCCAATTAGAGGAACTAGATGAGATCACAGAATCTGAATCTTGGGCCTTAGAATCATCTGGTCTAAGCACCCTTAATGCAGGCAGGAATCCTGCAGCAGCCAGCACCCCTGCCTCTGGTgcgctatttctttttttgtttgtttgttttttgcgttacgcaggcctctcactgctacggcctctcccgttgcggagcacaggctccggacgcgcaggcccagcggccatggcccacggtcccagccgctccgcggcacgtgggatcttcccggaccggggcacgaacccgcgtcccctgcatcggcaggcggactcccaaccactgcgccaccagggaagccctggtgctCTATTTCTTATTGCCGAGTCTCTAAGGTCACCTTTAGGTCTAACGTTGTATGTTCATcagtaaatttccttttttgttttctcatctgtaaaaccaggGTTGAACTACTACTTTGGTTCTAAGATAATTTGAGAAAAGGGCTCTGTTAACCACCTTGGATACTGCCAACAGACAATTCATGAAATCTTTTTAGGTGGGTGTTATCTTTATGTGCAGTTTCTAAAGCACTCTAAAGGCAACAGAGAGAAATAAGAATGACCTGAAGCTGACTGCCTTTGTTGTCAGCCAGAAACAGTACCGGCTAGGCAGGTGGCCATATTTATTTCTGGCAGTTGCAGAGGAGCTGAAGCCATTCGCAGCCATGATTAGTGCTGGTACGGTAGATCACGGCCTTGGGCGTCCCCAACTAATGTCATGGTTCTTCTTGCTGCTCTTACCCATCCCAGTTTTAAACCGTTGGTTCCAGGGTTCTTCCAGCCTCTCTCAGTCCCCCGCCCCGAAGCTGGGTAGGTCTAAAGAGAAGATCGAGAAAGGACCCGGAAGTGATGAGGACCTTCAAGCACGTGATGAGGGACCGACAGGTGCTGTCACGTGATCCGTCATTCCTGGGTGCGGAATGTTTAGGTGCTCTTAAAGGTACAGGCTGCAGGGCCCCCTGCTTTAGAGGGGGCGGGGGCAGAGTCCGACGGGTGGGGCGTGGTGGGGCGTACGAGGGCGCAAGATGGAGCCTGGGGTTAGGGCCGTGGCTCGTAGAGGCGCCAGTGCAGCGGAGAAGCCGGAGCTGGGACCGGCAATGGGGCGTTGATCCCTCTCACCTGTCGTAGACCCTCATCCGCCTCATCGGAGCCAACTCTGAACTCTCGCTGACTTTGGACCCCTCGGGGGACCTGAACTTGATGCCATGGGAGGCTGTGCGGGGCGGCGCCTTTCGGATTCGGAGGGTGAGTATTCCTGCCCACCCTCACGGGATTGACTTCCTCGGTCCCGGGAGAACGCCCGTTGGCCCATCGTGCACCTGagagtggggtgggggtcaggccctcttcttttcccccttccaGGAGAGGAGGCCAATCCGGCACTTAGGCCCCCGCCGCAGGACCGTCAGGGGACCCATTGGAAGAACGCGGTGGGCTTCTGGTGAGTggcctgaagaaatcaaagtagggtgggaagagggaagcaaCAAGCGGGGTGAGAAAAGAGAGTTGAGCTTCCAAAAAGGAGCTGAATccacaaaatatttactgaaccgCTTGGTTTGCCCTGAGGCCGTGtgtaaatttcccaaatttcGCTCATTCCCTTATCACCTTCACCTTTGGGCCAGGTTCTCATATGACCTGCAGGgatattttcttcatgtttttactTCAACCAAGtcagcctttattttattttttcatgaaaataatatCTATTCAAATTCAGAATTCGTGTCTCTGAAATTTTCTGTGTGACCGTTTCTGAGATGAATATCAGTAACAAATCATTTAATTTCTAGACAAATCTCAATGTCATCGGTTATCTTCTTGATTTTAGTTTCTCTGAAATTtcgtttcctcagctgtaaaacggGATAATAGCAGGCGCCTTGCCATGTTgtgaggattttattttattttattaatttttattggagtatggttgctttactaTGTGGTgatagcctccactgcacaacaaagtgaatcagacgTACAcgtacagatatcccctccctttcggacttccctcccatttaggttaccacagtgcattaggtagagttccctgtgttatacagtatgttcccatctgTTGTctatttatacatagtatcaataatgtatatgtgtcaatcccagtctcccagttcctgcctccccacccctttcccccttggtatccatacatctgttctctatgtctatgtctccatttctgctttgcagataagatcacctataccatttttctagatcccatATACATGCGTTATTATATgatacttgcttttctctttctgacttaacttcactctgtatgacactttctaggtctatccacatctctacagatgacccaattttgttcctttttatggctgagtaatattccattgtaattatataccacattttctttatccattcctccattgatggacatttaggtagcttccatgtcctggctattgtaaatagtgctgctatgaacattggggtgcatgtgtttttttgaattatggtcttttctgggtatatgcccagtagagggattgttgggtcatatggtagttccatttttagttttttaaggaacctccatactgttttacatagtggctgtatcaatttacactcccgcCAACAgggtatgagggttcccttttctccacaccctctccagcatttactgtttgtagattttttgatgatggccattctgaccggtgtgaggttatacctcactgtaattttggtttgcatttctctaataattagtgatgttgagcatcgtttcatgtgtttgttggcagtctgtatgtcttctttggagaaatgtctatttaggtcttctgcccattttttgactgggttgtttgtttttttgttgttgagctgtatgagctgcttgtatattttggagatccaACTCAGCCTTTAAATTTGTAAAtacatgtactttttaaaagaaaactgtaaatcaCTACTCTGGACGGAAAGCCAGTATTTTCCTAATgcacatttaaataaatggatcACTTACCTTTTAAAAGTCATCCATCTACCTCCTAAAATAATTCGAATACTGAGCTTTGGGAAATACTTCTAGCACTAACCTAAACATCAAGGACTTGGGTAACAGATTGGGTTGGAAGAGAggctctctctctgagcctcagtttctcagcaGTAAAATGGGAAGAGCAGCAGTACCACTTCAGAGCCTTGTGAAAAGGACACATGATATCCTGGGGCTGGGTCCTGTTCCCTTCCCATCACTGATGGCAGCTCTGGGAGATGAGAATAAGTGAACCAGATCCTTCATAGATCATGTAGGGTATTATCTTGTTTTGATCTCTAGAGCACTCTGTGAGATAGTCAGGAGAGAAGTTTGAATCCTCATTGTACACATGAGTAGACTGAGGCCACTCAAGTAGGAAGTGGCAGACTTGGGACCTGAGCATAGTCCTTTGGATTTCAAGCCCCCAGTATCTTTCTACCACACCACAGTCAGTGGATGAGAAATGCCCTGGGAACTGAATCATGGTGGGAGCTTGGAGGAGAGAGTCATCAAGGAtaacttccttctcttcctgggaGAGGTCTCAGAGATTAGATATGAACCTAAGTTTGTTGTCCCAAAGCCTGTATTTCTAACCTTCTCACTAAATGGGGATGGGGTCTGGcgatagagaaaaaagaaggcaCAAGAAAGGGGGAGGTTTGGTGCTAGGACTGTGGATagattgtatataattatatgtctattcttctatgtcaattatatctcaataaaactggggggtgggggggatctgTCCTGCTCACTCCAGGCTCCTGGGCCTCTGCAACAACTTCTCTTACGTGGTGATGCTCAGCGCTGCCCACGACATCCTCAGTCACCAGAGAGCACCTGGGAACCAGAGTCATGTAAGTGACCctctctaccaccaccaccatgttTAGTCCTTATGGGAAGATGAGGGACTCACCCTTGGGCAGAAACCCGCTTGAAAAATTCATGGAATGAGGTGGCTAAGGGGTGGGGCAAGATGGCTAAAGTTCCCAGACCTGAGAACAGGAAGGGTCTTTAAGAATCAATTTGTTCTTGTAAAGCAATTGCAAACTCAAACGTTGGCCAGGTGGGACTATAGTCTAAggcatggttttttgttttttttttaaattaattaattaattaatttatttatttatggctgcgttgggtcctcgttgctgtgcacgggcttctcattgcagcggcctctgttgttgcggagcacaggctctaggtgcgcgggcttcagcagctgtggcttgaaggctccagggcacagactcagtagttgtggcgcacgggctcagctgctccgcggcatgtgggatcctcccggaccagggctcgcacccatgtcccctgcactggcaggcggactcttaaccactgcgccaccagggaagccctaaggcatGGTTTTTTAACTCCAGCACTGTTGGtgttttgggctggataattctttgttgtgtgactttcctgtgcattgtaggatgtttagcagcatctctggcctctgcccactggaTGACAATAGCATATCCCTCAccctccagttgtgacaaccaagaatgtctccagacattgtcaaatgttcCCTGAAGGGTATAATCATCTCTGGTTGAGAACTTCTTGTCTATGATGAGCTGGAGGATGCAGGCCCAAGGGGAACAGCTACCACCTTGCAGGTCCAACAGGGAATTTGGTCCAAGAATAGATTTTTCTGGAAacccaaattttttaaatgaaagttccCGAGTGTGTTACCCAAATAAAGTCACTTACAAGGCCATCTTTGGCGTGTCGACCATTTGTTTGAGACTTCTATGGAAACCTCGCCTTCCCCCTTGTGCACGTAGAGGAACTGAGGTCTTAAGAAGCCAGTGCTGACCCAAGGCCATCCTTCAAGTTAGAGCAAAGCTGGGAATGGAGCCTGGCCCTGTTTGTCTGCACTCCTGCCTCCCTGGGTGAAAGACTTTCTTGTCTCCCATCAGGTGGACCCAGACCCAACACCCACCTCCCATAATAGCTCATCTCGATTTGACTGCAATTCTGTCTCCACAGCTGTGAGTACCCATCTGGTCCTCCCTTTACCCTTACTCTGGGTCTTATagaccccacccacaccccctcaGCACCCAGCTGGCACTATCATGACTCCACTAATTAAGACTGCCATTTACTGAGCCCTTTCTGTGTGCAGCATATATTAGCTTATTGAATCCATACAACAGTACTGTGAGTTAGGCTATGTACTCATCCCCGTTTTCTGAATAAggagactgaagctcagagaatgtGAATACCTTGACCCACAGCTAAGGAGAGGCAGACCTGGGACTGGAACTCAGATCTGTGTGACTTCAGAGCCTGTGTTTGTAGCAGGTCTAATGGGCTGGTTTCTATCTTTCCTTGGCCACTTGGTTGGGAGGGTTGTCCCTGGGAAAGTCTGGGGTCTCACTCTGTTCTCCTGTCCCAGGCGGTGCTCCTGGCAGACATCCTTCCCACCCTCGTCATCAAATTGCTGGCTCCTCTTGGCCTTCATCTGCTGCCCTACAGGTCTGGGTGGAGGTGGcgggaggagaggcaggtgggatctgagagtggggaggctgggagggcagaggaggtggCGGGAGGGCTGGGGAGCTGAGAATGGCAGCTGACCATCCCCACCGGCCCATATCTCCCTTCAGCCCCCGGGTGCTCACCAGTGGGGTTTGTGCTGCTGGAAGCTTCATCCTGGTTGCCTTTTCTCATTCGGTGGGAATCAGCCTGTGTGGTGAGTGTGAGgttttgtgtgtggtgagtgtGAGGTTTTGTGTCAGGTGGGGGGTTCAAAGGAACTACAACAGAGCATTGGTGGGGGTAATCTCCTCAGCTTCCCAGAGGAGAGGGATTATTTTTGTAACCCCCGAGAAGCATGCTAAGACTGTCACAATAGGGGACGGGAGATGAGGTCGATTTGGAGGGGTAGGCGGTGGGGAAGATGGGACGAAATGGACAGATCAGATGGAGATCGAGATGAGCAGTCACCAGGCATCTGTGATGGAGGTGGAGGAGGCATCAAGGATGAGTTCttgggaattccccggcggtccagtggttaggactcgctgctttcactgccgtggcctggggtCAACctctggttgaggaactaagatcccgcaagccttgcagtgcggccaaaaaaaagaatgaattcttaCTCTTGATTTGATAATTGGGTGGATGGAGGTACCATTCCCTATGAGAGGACATGCAGAGGAAGGGGTTGGTTCTACTTCAGATCTGGAGCCCAGCCTATCCAAGGGATCTGTTTTTAGCCCCTCTGCGCAGATGCAGAGGAGGCTGTGGCCACACCCCTTAGGGAATTGAGGCTATTGGGGAAAGGCTAGGTAGGTATGGCCATGCTTGTCCTTCTCCAGGTGTGGTCTTGGCTAGCATCTCTTCAGGTCTGGGGGAGGTCACCTTCCTCTCACTCACCGCCTTCTACCCCAGGTAAGCAGGCAGAGcagggagtgaggggaggggttcccactGCTGGCTTTGGTCCTTCTTAGTGCTACTGTGTTCTCCTTCTCAGGGCTGTGATCTCCTGGTGGTCCTCAGGTACTGGCGGAGCAGGGCTGCTGGGGGCACTGTCCTACCTGGGCCTCACCCAGGCTGGCCTCTCTCCCCAGCACACCCTGCTGTCCATGCTGGGTATACCCGCACTGCTGCTGGCCAGGTAAGCGGCCTGGGCTGGGAGGAAGAGGGATTCAAGGAGAGAGAACTTGATCACCATCCCAATCTTCAGATCCCTACAGCCATGTGGGGGGATGTGGGTTCTGGACTCCAATAGGCCCGAGTCTGAGTTCTGGGCTGCCACTTGTTAACTGTGTTGTATGGGACGAGTTACTTTAcgtctctgaccctcagttttccCATATTTCAAATGATGGtggctttcctttcttccccgTGCGGTGACATGCGTGAAGCATTCATTACAGTGTGGTTCCCACAATGAGGGGGCAAGGATAGACTCTGttcattttgtgtgtattttcatGTGAATTAGGAAAAGTTTCAATTGGTCGACCAAACCTGTGATTTCACAGATTATCGCTTAGGATAAAGCCGTGTAGAAAAAGTGAATCAATTGAAagggaaatattaaataaaaaatatatacacagaggGAATGTGGATATGGCAAATGTCACGAAGGCAAAACATAAGTGACCAAACTTTGGAAACTTCTGGCCTAGCACAAAATGAACACGTGATAAATGGTAGCTAGAGCGATTattagaaaaacaacaacaagaaaacagggCTGACACGCTTGGCGTGAGCCAGGAATCAAAACGAGGGCCCATGGATTAGAAACAACAAGGAGATACATTTCAGTTCCAGAGAAAGAAGCATTTTTGCACAGTTGGAGTTCTCTGGCCAAGGATGGAGGGCCTTGGCGGAGAGGAGGAATGAGGGGGGCTGCCCTGGGAAGAAGTGGCCTTTCCAGCCTGACAGAGGCTCTTCaatcttcttttcattcttcccaCTTCCAGCTATTTCTTGTTGCTCACGTCTCCTGGGCCCCAGGAccctggaggggaaggggaggcagaCACGGCAGCCCGGCAACCCCTGATAAACAGCGAGGCCCCAGAGTGGAAGCCAGGTAGGAGACACAGTGACCGTCAGAGCGGTCACTTTCTCTGAGTTTCAGCCTTTTCCTCTCTACTGTGGGCAGTCAGAAGAGGGAGTGGATAGGCATGCTGGTTATGGTGAGAGCCGATCACATTCATCTACTCAGGAAATACTCACTGAGTACTGACTATGTGTTGTACCATTCATAAACAAATAACAGAATCGGAAGCACGTTGTTTTCACATGTTGATAAGTACTAGAAGAACATAACAGAGGGATGTGCTTAGAAATGACAgatgggggggacttccctggtggtccagtggttaggactctgcgcttccactgcagggggcacgggtttgatccctggttggggaactaagatcccacatgccatgcagtgcggccaaaaacaaagcaagaaatgACAGATGGGGGGAGGAAAGGGGTTCTATTTATGAATGACAAGGAGTCAGCCCTGTGCACATCCAGGTGAACAGGTttcaggtagagggaacagcaagtgctaaggccctgtggtgggaatGAGCTTGGGTGTTCAAAACCAGAAAGAACGGCCCACTGTGGCTGGGTAGGGGTGTACCGCCATCAGGCTGTACAAGAACCATGAAGAAGTCTCAtctagttactttttttttaaccatggtaAAGTATCCATACCATGAAGTTTAccaatttaaccatttttaattgtaCAGTCCAGTGGCGTATGTGCATTCACACTCGTGTGTTGGCTGGCTGATTCTTGCACACCAGCACCCCTTTTCTGAGTCAGTGTGCCGACCTCACctgcccttctctccctgcccccctgcagGCTCCAGCTCACACCTGTCCCTTCAGGAAAGGTGGACCGTGTTTAAGGTACGGACGGTGGCTCTGGCATGTCCCCTGCGGCCAGTGTTCATCTCCCAGCCTCCCGCTTATGTCTCCTGACCCTTCCAGGGCCTGCTGTGCTACATCGTCCCCTTGGTGCTGGTTTACTTTGCTGAGTATTTCATCAACCAGGGACTTGTGAGTGAGGGCTGCCGGGAGGGGTGTGGAAATAGTGATGAGGGTGGGGACCCACACATCCCCGTCCATCTCCCCCGTCTGGTCCTTGCTGCAGTTTGAACTCCTCTTCTTCCGGAACACGTTCCTGACTCACGCTCAGCAATACCGCTGGTGAGAAGACTGAGGGTGGGTGGCAGCACGGCAGTGGGCTGGGGGGCGGGTCTTTGATGGTAAGGACTGGGGTTGGGAGGGGCTGCCCTGCCGAGTAGGCACCAGAGGGGCTTCCTCTTACTCCCTGCCCCCTTGAAGGTACCAGATGCTGTACCAGGCCGGCGTCTTTGCCTCCCGCTCTTCTCTCCGCTGCTGTCACATCCGCCACACGTGGGCCCTGGCCTTGCTACAGGTACTGAGCCCCTGGCCCTCACTCTCCACCTGCCTTGGCTCCCAGCTTCCCTAGGCCCCGATGCTTCCCTCCCTCAGCAGGGGTTATTGATTGCATACCGTCATGTTCTAAGCACGGGGAACAGAAGCCAGCAGGGATCTGTGTAAAATGAGTGGCCTCAGGAGCCAGGCAAACCTGGATGCAGATCCCAGCCTCTGTACTCAGTAGCTGTGTGATTTAGGGCAGGTCCCGGAActcatctgagcctcagtttcctcatgtataaatcAGGCATGGTTGTAAGAAATAGAAATGTGAAGGATGAAAGAACAGGAATCTGTATTGTGTCTTAATCAGCTAGAAGCACTTATTTAATGATTATTTGCCCAAGCCTCATGCAGAGAGGCAGGCTTTTAAATAATGTTTCCAACGATAAGAAAATGTTCAGTTCTTTTATTCTGGATGGTTAATTACAACAGAATCAGTGACATTGGAGCCAACAGGTTACTTATCTCAAGGCTGGTGAGCAAATTCATGGCGAAGGTCATGTAAGTGATTAAGCTTTAAATGAACGAAAATACCTACAACAGTCTAACAAAAGGAGTTTTACTTAACCAGCATTCATGTTTCATTGTCACATGTCTACGGCCACTGAAGGTAACTATTAAAAAAacttcaactctttttttttggaaagagaaCATGATTTTAAACATTCACTTCTTCTTACTTGTTTCTAAATGTCAGAGTTCTCGGTGGTCAGACttgaaaacactttaaaacaaGTCATTGGCAACCTCCAAATTATTCTTGGTGACTCTAATATCCCTCTGGGCCATAATCTTGGGACCAGACGGGCATATAAAACATcgcctttaaaataaatcttcaaCTCTTACAGGAAAGTTCTTTGCCCTTTTTAATAATTCAATTCTGTGATAACAATATAGAGAATTAGGGTAGATGACACTCTAATGTTATGTCAACAGCAGGCAGATATCCTCTAACTTTCTTCCTTATTTGCCTGAGCAGGACTGCCACCCCAGGGCTTTGTACCCGCCAAGTCCCAGATTGTatcaacaattcttttttttttttgaccgtaCCACATGGCATTTGGGttcttagtcccccgaccagggatcgaacccatgccccctgcagtggaagcacgagtcttaaccactagaccgccagggaagtccctgtatcaaCAATTCTTAACTCAGGGTTCTACATTAGATGCCACTGAAATGTGTAGCTTATGATTTTAGCTATAATTTTAACCAAGGTTGCTTCATAGAATTAGCAGCTTATAATCATTTAATTCCATTACAGAAAGTGTCTGGCCTAATGCTCCAGATGAAAGCATCTGCAGTGTTTCTAGGGTCATGTTAGTATTACCAGAGTGTGTTCTTTGAAATGCAGATCTCTGAGCCCACCTCACTCTTCCTGAATTAGAACCTCTGAGGGCAAGGCCTGTGTAGGTAACAAGATCCACAAGTGATCTGTGTGTACATTAAGCATGTGAACCACTGGGGTGGCCTACACACTGGGGAGGCAACCCTGTGCACTGAGGACTGGGACAGTGGGATCCCCTGAAggactggggcacagagaaaGGGACCTACACCCTTGGGTGGGGTCAGCAAGCCTTCTTAGAAGGCGTGGGAACATCTAAGCCAcggtttctcaaccttggtgtTATTGCATTTCGGGCTGGATCCTTCTTTGTTGTGAAGCTGTCCTGTGAGCTGtaggatgttgagcagcatccctggcctctgcccactgcaTGCCTGTAACACCCTCCCTTCCCAGTTGTAACAACCAGGAACATCT
This region of Phocoena phocoena chromosome 15, mPhoPho1.1, whole genome shotgun sequence genomic DNA includes:
- the CLN3 gene encoding battenin isoform X2, giving the protein MPWEAVRGGAFRIRRDRQGTHWKNAVGFWLLGLCNNFSYVVMLSAAHDILSHQRAPGNQSHVDPDPTPTSHNSSSRFDCNSVSTAAVLLADILPTLVIKLLAPLGLHLLPYSPRVLTSGVCAAGSFILVAFSHSVGISLCGVVLASISSGLGEVTFLSLTAFYPRAVISWWSSGTGGAGLLGALSYLGLTQAGLSPQHTLLSMLGIPALLLASYFLLLTSPGPQDPGGEGEADTAARQPLINSEAPEWKPGSSSHLSLQERWTVFKGLLCYIVPLVLVYFAEYFINQGLFELLFFRNTFLTHAQQYRWYQMLYQAGVFASRSSLRCCHIRHTWALALLQCLNLAFLLVDVWLSFLPSIYLVFLIILYEGFLGGAAYVNTFHNIALETSSEHREFAMATTCISDTLGISLSGLLALPLHDFLCQLS
- the CLN3 gene encoding battenin isoform X1, whose product is MGGCAGRRLSDSEGEEANPALRPPPQDRQGTHWKNAVGFWLLGLCNNFSYVVMLSAAHDILSHQRAPGNQSHVDPDPTPTSHNSSSRFDCNSVSTAAVLLADILPTLVIKLLAPLGLHLLPYSPRVLTSGVCAAGSFILVAFSHSVGISLCGVVLASISSGLGEVTFLSLTAFYPRAVISWWSSGTGGAGLLGALSYLGLTQAGLSPQHTLLSMLGIPALLLASYFLLLTSPGPQDPGGEGEADTAARQPLINSEAPEWKPGSSSHLSLQERWTVFKGLLCYIVPLVLVYFAEYFINQGLFELLFFRNTFLTHAQQYRWYQMLYQAGVFASRSSLRCCHIRHTWALALLQCLNLAFLLVDVWLSFLPSIYLVFLIILYEGFLGGAAYVNTFHNIALETSSEHREFAMATTCISDTLGISLSGLLALPLHDFLCQLS
- the CLN3 gene encoding battenin isoform X3 — encoded protein: MGGCAGRRLSDSEGEEANPALRPPPQDRQGTHWKNAVGFWLLGLCNNFSYVVMLSAAHDILSHQRAPGNQSHAVLLADILPTLVIKLLAPLGLHLLPYSPRVLTSGVCAAGSFILVAFSHSVGISLCGVVLASISSGLGEVTFLSLTAFYPRAVISWWSSGTGGAGLLGALSYLGLTQAGLSPQHTLLSMLGIPALLLASYFLLLTSPGPQDPGGEGEADTAARQPLINSEAPEWKPGSSSHLSLQERWTVFKGLLCYIVPLVLVYFAEYFINQGLFELLFFRNTFLTHAQQYRWYQMLYQAGVFASRSSLRCCHIRHTWALALLQCLNLAFLLVDVWLSFLPSIYLVFLIILYEGFLGGAAYVNTFHNIALETSSEHREFAMATTCISDTLGISLSGLLALPLHDFLCQLS